ATGAAGTACACTTGATGGTTCCATTTTGCCTTAATTATCAGAACTCAGAAGTTCTATCTTTTTTCAAACAAAAATGTCTCTGTGATTGTTGTCTGAATTTGGGTCTCCAAATTCTGATTTAAGCTCTGTTGTGTtagacttatttcagacaaaaaaaGTTTGGATAAGTTCATTTAAGTTCAGAAAAATTCAGATAATACAAGTTCAGATAATACAAGTCCAGAAAAACcattttttcagacattttcacacacaaataagttgaATAGAACAGAGCCCCGGGAAAATTCTTGTATCAGACGGTGAACCTTTCCACAGATTTGTTAGCAAAGATCAAGTGCCATCGCCGAAACTCTGTATTATTCATAGAGATACAGAGCACCTATTTGAAATGTCTTGTATTCAGATAAATTTTGGGGTTGACTTTCAAGGGAAAGATTCCATAACTTAGTACATtgtctcattttttttttttggtgcaaatgagccacaagggcggggatgagaatcgatcccaggatcacctggaaccgggatgaaagctctaaccaactgagctatccatcactctctaGTACGTTGTCTCATACTTCCTTTAGAAACTTACATGGAACCTAGAGTGGAAAACAGGCCCTTTAGTTCGGCTTCGGTTTGTATCAATTTGGATCGAGTCAATTTAGGCAATAAGTCATACATTTAATATAGGGGTTTActtaatataaaaaattaatcagTATTAGTCATATTTATATTAGAGTATTATATGATAGTTCGGGTTAGGTAATTGGGTACATGTACATGTCATTTTACTAGGTCTAATTAAACCCAGACATTCTACAACAGCAGAATTCAAGAAATCACTGATTAATCCCAAAAACTAATGAAATTACCTGATACTAAAGTTAAGAGAATGTTTCTATGagtattataaaaatattaatcaaATTCCATATTATGGACCTCACGTCAACTACCACTCCTTTGTTTTTTGTTGACCTTCTCCTTCTTCCTGCAGGCTGCAGTAGTTGCCTGCATGTCTGAAgtcaattttctgaatttaaAATCACAGTAAACACTGAACCTTAATTAGTAGCACCCACGTACGTTGAACCAttattcacatcatcaacatatGCCATTACTTATAAATACCCTCCATTAATCCCTTTACTCCTAAAACAAAAACATAACCCAATTTCCTCAAAACcctgaaaacaaaaaaacagaagaaaaaaaatggcaAGAACCCTGAATTTGTTTCTGTTATCAGTTCTGTTCCTAGGTTTGCCATTCCCTTACGCAAGCGCGAATGCATATGAAACGCAAAAGAGTTCGTACCCAAAACCATACGCACCACAAAAGATGGAAACAGATGTGGTTGTAGAAGGGATGGTCTACTGTCAGAGCTGCAAGTACTCAGGATCATGGTCTTTCGAAGAAGCTAAGCCCATTGATGGTGCTATAATCAGTGTTATTTGCAGGAATCACAGGGACAAAGTAAGCTACTACAAGGCCTTCACTACCTCTAAAGAAGGCTACTTCTATGCTCAACTTACTGgattttcaatgaagaatccaATTCTGGATCATCCCCTTCAGGCTTGTGTAGTGAAGCTGGTTTCTTCCCCTATTGACAGCTGTGATGTCTTCACTAACATCAACTATGGTGTCAATGGAGCTCATCTTCGGTTTGAGAAGAAGAAGATTATGACAAAGAATTACAAAGCTGCCATCTATGCTGCTGGCCCCTTGGCTTTCCGCCCTGAAGATTGTACTCCTGACCAATACTGATTTTTTTCGAAACACCTCTATACTTAATTTTTGTGTATTTCTTCtgtgatttttgtaggttcttgtCTAAATATGAGAGCCATTTGACTGTTCTTGAATCAAGTTATTAAGTATTAACATTTCTCTTTGCCTTCATAAATTTCTGATGATCCAAAAAAACCAATTAATATTTGTTTATAAAACAAAGTAATGAACAAAAGAGTAGAATAGAATATCAATCCATTGATTTCAAATTTGACCGTTTGAGGAAGGCGGCACCAGAGGGTGTCCAATACAACAACAAAATATTAACCCCTAAAATGAAGCATGCCTAAAAATCCAGAGGCATTTTGAAGAGGTTATTTATATCATCCATAGCTTCTCTTGTAAAGATCGTTGGTTCATGTTGTAAATCGTGgttatttttgcttgaaaacttTTGTGGAGGTAGTTGTGGACCTTCCGAAgtattaaattcatcatctgcAAGTATTGAAAACCCACCAAAATCATTTTTACCTGAGGCAGCTGTTGCTTGTGCCTGTCTTTTCCTTCTGGTGGTCCTGACAAAATCTATTGGCTTCCCAAACATGCCATTGATATCTTCCATAGCTTCTTTAAGGTTAACGGTTGGTTCCACCAACCCGTGGTGGCAGATATTTTCCACCTCTGGATCATCTAGAATAGCTGAACCAACAAATCTATGAACAACTGTGTCCTCCCTAAATTTGGTTCTGGTTTTTCTAGATGATTTCTCCACTTTCATCTCATTGGAAGACCCTGATAGGTGATCTCGAGGCCTTAAAAACACAAATGCATCGACTCTTGAAGAAGATGATGGGGAACCATCTGTTAATGTTTGAGACTCACTTGGTTCCGAATCATTGTTTGACTCATCATCAACAAATATCTTGAATGGTTCTTGGGGAGGCTGCTCTGTTTTATTTTGTGGCACTTGAAAATTTTCCTTGTCGTTTTGATTACTTGATCTAACTACATTATCTTGATTATCATCATCAATAAACACCTCAAGTACAGTGCTTCTGCTTTGATCTACCTTGGGTTTCTCTCTATGTGTTCTTCGAACAGCATTTGCAGTCTCAATAGGTTCTTTAAACATGCTATTTATTGCATTCATGGCCTCTTTCATGTTTATGGTAGGTTCTACGAGGCCATGATGACAGGCATCTTCTGTTTCAGATCTTCCAACAATTGCAGAATCCACGAACTTGGTCACAACAGAATCATCTCTGTATAACTTGCTTTCAGCACCTTTCTTTACCATATTTTGTGGACAATCGGTTAATATGCTCCTAGAATTGACAGGCTGTTTCTTAAAGGAAGATTTCTTGATCAAGGGTACTTCAGAATTTCCATTAACCTTGCATAAATTTTCTTTATTCTCCCCAGAGCTGCAAGTTGGGCCAGTAGTGAAAGAAATTGACAAAGGTCTCTTAGTTCTCCTCTCCCCACACTGTATCAAATAGTGAGTAAAACAGTAAAGGACTTTGGTTCCTTAAGTGTAGAACTGTTAAAAGTTTAAGAATAGAGTTGGAGAAGTAACCTGAAGTCTCTTATTCATGTGCCGTTTCATCCGTTGTATAAACTGTTCATATGATTTCTCCAATTCACCAAAAGGTTCTGCAAGGCTTCACAGAAGTTCAGAGAACGTAAGTAAATATAACTCTGTTGCACAAAAAAACCGTCATACTCAAACATCATATGAACAAATGATCCCATGTTTTATGCCTAACATAGACCATGTAATTTCATACATAACCCTCTAACAATACCCAGAATATACAAGCACACCAATAAGCTGAGAATACATGGATACTGAAGAATCTTAGATTATAAGCTCCACAGATATCGAAACCAGTGACTGAGAAATTATTAGCAAATACTCTTTTATCTCAGTTGATTTCTTCAGTCTCGTATTGAGATTCAAAATCAGCTATTACGTGAAGTGTAAATATCCCAAGGCATGGGACTATGGGAGACCGTATTCAGTCAATAAACATGTCACTTATCTGTTGTAGTAAATTGAACGGAACAATAATTTGTGTGTTACCTAGAATTCACCATGACGGTcttattattttgtttcaaaTAGGCACAGATTTCTTTGAAAGAACCATCCCAAGGCATGGGACTATGGGAGACCGTATTCAGTCAATAAACATGTCACTTATCTGTTGTAGTAAATTGAACGGAACAATAATTTGTGTG
This sequence is a window from Spinacia oleracea cultivar Varoflay chromosome 1, BTI_SOV_V1, whole genome shotgun sequence. Protein-coding genes within it:
- the LOC110781874 gene encoding uncharacterized protein; this encodes MASTNHNDLFTSLISEIKSYSGNDPLFPWLSGVRKMKETLPHHLLKEKLPRFLQKCAKTFDSDRRYRNDLRYLRIWLQLMDYVDDPKALLRTMETKKIGKKRCLFYQAYALYYEKIKKFDDAEKMYLLGVQNLAEPFGELEKSYEQFIQRMKRHMNKRLQCGERRTKRPLSISFTTGPTCSSGENKENLCKVNGNSEVPLIKKSSFKKQPVNSRSILTDCPQNMVKKGAESKLYRDDSVVTKFVDSAIVGRSETEDACHHGLVEPTINMKEAMNAINSMFKEPIETANAVRRTHREKPKVDQSRSTVLEVFIDDDNQDNVVRSSNQNDKENFQVPQNKTEQPPQEPFKIFVDDESNNDSEPSESQTLTDGSPSSSSRVDAFVFLRPRDHLSGSSNEMKVEKSSRKTRTKFREDTVVHRFVGSAILDDPEVENICHHGLVEPTVNLKEAMEDINGMFGKPIDFVRTTRRKRQAQATAASGKNDFGGFSILADDEFNTSEGPQLPPQKFSSKNNHDLQHEPTIFTREAMDDINNLFKMPLDF
- the LOC110781875 gene encoding non-classical arabinogalactan protein 30, whose product is MARTLNLFLLSVLFLGLPFPYASANAYETQKSSYPKPYAPQKMETDVVVEGMVYCQSCKYSGSWSFEEAKPIDGAIISVICRNHRDKVSYYKAFTTSKEGYFYAQLTGFSMKNPILDHPLQACVVKLVSSPIDSCDVFTNINYGVNGAHLRFEKKKIMTKNYKAAIYAAGPLAFRPEDCTPDQY